The following is a genomic window from Streptomyces lincolnensis.
CCGGTGGCGGCAGGTCCTGAGGGGGCCTGCCGCCACCGGGCGGTACCGACGGGTCGGCTACCGGGTGCGCTACCGGTTGCGCGAGAACCAGTCGAAGCGCAGGCACAGCTTCCCGCCGAGCCAGTACTCGACCCAGTCACCCAGGTCCAGCGGCGAGCACGCGGGCGGGGTCACCGGCGTGGGCGGATCGGTCGGCGTGGTGGGTCCGGTGGGCTTGGTCGGCTCCGGAGCCGGGTCGGTGCGGCCGAAGAGGACGGACCGGTAGACCTCGGACGCCTTCGGGTTGTTCCCGCACTGCCAGACACCGTGCGGGCAGTAGTCGGTCAGCGTGTTGTACACCGGCTTGTGCTCGTCCATCCAGGCCAGCATCCGCCGCATGTACTCGGGGTTGTCGCCGTTGCGGAACAGGCCCCATTCCGGATACGAGATGGGTTTGCCGTGGGCCTTGGCGAAGTCCACGTGTTCCTGGAGGCCGTAGGGCTCCTTGATCTGTTCGTCGAACGACAGGCCGGTCGGCTGGTCGTAAGAATCCATGCCGATGATGTCGACGGTGTCGTCGCCCGGATAGCACTGCGTCCACGGAACGGCGTCGCGGCCGCGGGTCGGGGTGAAGTCGAAGGTGAATTTCTGGCCCGGCACCGCGCGCATGGTCGTGACGATCCGGTTCCAGTACTTCTTCCAGGAATCCGGGTCGGGGCCGCAGCGGTGGGTGTAGGTGATGCCGTTCATCTCCCAGCCGAGCACGATCACCGTGTCCGGGACCTTCAGCTCGACCAGGCGTTCGGCGAGGGCACGGAAGTGGTGGTCGAACTCGCCCGCGGCGCCCCGGCGGAGCAGCATGCGGACCTGGGCGTCGGAGACGTTCTCCTCGTTGCGCTCCATCATGGGGACGTTCAGGACGAGCATCCGGTCGGCCTTCTCGGTGCGCCAGTCCGCCCAGACGTCGAGGAAGCCGGGGGCGCCCTCGATGTTGCTCCAGCGGTCGCCGGGCAGATAGGTGTGGCCGACGCGCAGTTCGGCCCCGCCCAGCCACTGGCTGAGCTCGGCGATCCTGGCCACGCCGCGGGCGCCGTAGTCGAGGTAGGCGCCGAAGGCGGGACCGTCGGCCTTGGGCCTGTCCGGTTCCGGGACGGCGGGTGTCGTCGGAGCGGGAGGATCGGCGGCCCGCGCCGCCCCCGCGCCCGCGGCGAATCCAGGTCCGGACGCCAGTACCGCCGTCGCGGCGACCGTCGCCGCCACGAAGGCCAGCCGTCCGCGCCGGGTCCGTCGTTGCTGTGGGGCCATGCCTGCTCCTTTCTCCACGCTCGTCTCCGCTCTCGTGCGTCCTGTTTCTCGGTTTCTGACGCTCGGTTACCGAAGCTCGGTTACTGACACTCAGTCATATGAACTGGAATTACGCCACCGCCGTTACGGCTTTCGAGTGTCCCGATAGCCCGGACCGGTGAACCCGACCCGAAGGAAAAGCCCGTGTCGCTGTTCGACACCCGAGTCCCCGCCGTTCTGCTGCGGATCGACCGCAATCCCTTTCACCACGGCACGCTGGGCGCCGTGCGCTCACTCGGCCGCGCGGGCGTCGACGTACACCTGGTCGCCGACTGCGCGGGAAGCCCGGTCCGTACCTCCCGATTCCTGCGGCAACTTCACCTCCCGCCGTCGCCCGGCGCCTCCCCCGCCGAGATCGCCCTGACGCTGCGCGGGGTGGCCGCCCGGGTCGCCCGGCCCGCCGTGCTGATCCCGATGGACGACGCGAGCGCGGTGGCGGTGGAGCGGCTGGGCGCGGATCTCGCCCCCGCCTATCTGCTGCCGCGGCAGCCCGCGGGCGTGTCGGAGCGGGTGGCCGACAAGGCGGAACTGGCCCGGCTGTGCGCGGCGGCGGGCGTCCCGCATCCGGAGACGGTCGTCCCGGGCAGCGCGGGCGAGGCCGCTGCCGCCGCCTGGCGGCTGGGGCTGCCGGTGGTGGCGAAGTGGAGCCGCCCCTGGCTGCTCCCGGCGGGCGGCGGTCTGCGCAGCACGGTCGTGGTGCGCTCCACACGGGAGGCGCGCGAGCTGTATCTGCGGGCCGAGGAGGCGGGCAGCCCGCTGCTGCTCCAGGCGTTCCTGCCGCCGGGACCGAACCGCGACTGGTTCTTCCACGGATACGCCGACCGCGGCGGGGCGGTGCGGGGCGGCTCCGGGGTGAAGGAACGGTCCTGGCCGCGCAGCGCCGGTCTGACCGCGGTGGGCCGCTGGATGCCGAATCCCCGGGTGCGGGCCCATGCCGAGCGGCTCATCGGCGAGCTGGGCTACCGGGGCATCCTCGACCTGGACTTCCGCCGCTGCGGCACGACCGGCGGCTACCACCTGCTCGACTTCAACCCGCGGCCCGGCGCGCAGTTCCGGCTCTTCACCGACGGCGCGGGCCTGGACGTCGTACGGGCGCTGCACCTGGACCTGACCCACCGGGCGCTGCCGGACGGGGAGGCGCTGCCCGGGCGGTCGTTCGTCGTGGAGAACTACGCGCCGCTCACCGCGCTGCGGCCCGCCCGGGCCGGCCGCGAACTCGCCTGGTACGCCGGGGACGACCGCGGGCCGGGCTGGGCTATGTGGGGCCTGTGGGCCCGCCACGTCACCCGCCGCCTCCGGGAGCGCCTGCACCGCCTGTGCACCCGTCGCACCGATCCGGCGCACATCCGGCGGGCGTCCGTCCCGGCCCCGTCACCCGCCGTGGCCGGACTGCCCGACGACGAGAAGGCGGGCAGCCGCTGACATGACGCGGGTGCCGGACCCGAACGGTCCGGCACCCGGTGCGCCACCTCACAGGTACTCGGGTACTACCGACGGGAGGCGGCCCTGCCACGTCGGTACAGAACGACTCCGGCGACGAGCATCGCCGCACTGGCCCCCGAGGCCGCCAGCAGCGCCTCGGCACCGGTGTCCGGCAGCGTGGGCGGCTTGGTCGGCGGGGTCGTGGGCGGGGTGGTCGGCGGCGTCGTGACGGGAGGCGTCGAGGGCGGTCCCGTCGGAGGCGTCGTGGGCGGTGACGTCGGCGGCTTGGTCGGCGTCGTCGGAGGGGTGGTGGGCGGCTTGGTGGGAGGCGTCGAGGGCGGTCCCGTCGGTGGCGTGGTGGGAGGCGTCGTCGGCGGCTTGGTCGGCGGCGTCGTGGGCGGGGAGGTGGGCGGCTTGGTGGGAGGCGTCGTCGGAGGGGTCGTGGGGGGCTTGGTGGGAGGCGTCGTGGGGGGCTTGGTCGGGGGCGTCTCCCCGTAGCCGCCCGGCGTGTCCCCGTGGTCGCCCGGCGTGTCGCCGTACCCGTCCGACTCGTCGCCGTATCCGCCCGGCCCGTCGCCGTATCCGCCCGGACCGTCGCCGTAGCCGCCCGGTTCATCCTCGGAGAAGCCCGGCATCCGGTCGCCGTAGTCCCAGTCGTGACCCGAGGCGTGGCCCGGGCCCTCGTGGTGGCCGCCGTGCGCGCCGCTCTTCGTCGAACCCGAGGATCCGTTCGCGCAGGAGTTGCCGAACGCCGGGTTGAGCCCGGCGGCCGCGTCCACGGAGTTGCCGCAGGCGTTGACCGGAACCTCGACCGGCACCTGCACGGTGTCGCCGGACACGACGCCCGGCGAATTCTTGGCGGTCCCGCTCGCGTCCGTGTCGGCGAGGGCGTGGCCACCACACAGGGACAGAATGCTCGTCGCGGCGGCGGCCGCGACCATTCCCTTGCCCAGGGTCTGTCGCAATCTCGTTGTCCTCACTGCTTGACTGCTTGAAGAAGTGGGAAAAGCCGGCCCCGAACGAATGGAGAACGTCCAGGGCCGGCCGTGACACAGCCGGAGCGGCTGGTGTGTTACGTCGTCAGTCGTTGACGCACGTGTTGCCGAACGCCGGGTTCAGCAGGGCGATCACGTTGACCGTGTTGCCGCACACGTTGACGGGCACGTGCACGGGAACCTGGACCACGTTGCCGGAGAGGACACCCGGCGAACCGATGGCGGCACCCTCGGCACCCGCGTCGGCGAAGGCCGGGGCGGCCATGCCGAGGGCCATGATCGCACCCGCGACGACAGCTGCGGTCTTCTTCATGAGGTTTCCCTTCTCTGCGGTCATGCCTGGAATGACGGTCGAAACCGAGCGAGCACAGTCGGAACGGCTCGCACCATGACCTGCAGGCTGTAAAACGAGGGATAGACATCCGAAGAAACTACGGAACGTGTGTCGCCGGGTAATTCACTCGAACGCCTTGGATGAAACGCCTCATCTGAGTAGTGTCAAAGCCAATTGACGGTGTATCAGCAAAAAAATCGCCCGGACACATGTCCGGGCGATTTCCATGACGGCGGGTCAGCCGTTCTTCACACCGTTTCCGGACAGCGCCGCGATGTCGCTCAGGATGTGCGACAGCGGCTCGTCGCCCTTGGCCTGGGTGCTGTTCTCGGCGCACTGCTGGTTCTGCGGGGCCGAGAGGACCGGGACGTCCTGGAGGACACCGACGGCGGCGACGCCGACGAGGCCCTGGAGGTTCGCCTTGGCCGGCAGGCCGATGCAGAGCTTGTTGAGGGAGCTCTGGACCAGCGTGGCCTGCGGGCTCATGTCGCCCTTGGTCACCGAGTTGGCGAACGCGTGGTGAGCACCGTTGCCGCTGGCGGAGGTGGTGCCCTCGTCGTTCCCGATGGCCATGGCCGGCGAAGCGGCACCGACGACGGACGCGGCGACCGCCGCGGCAGCCATTGCCTTCTTCAGCATTTCAGTTCCTTTCACTGGTGCATCACGACGACGCACGATCCTGCCCTCGCATCAACCGGCCTCACGGTGTTTGGTTTCGGCACTTCACCCGATCGGGCCGGTACGTTTTTCTGCTGCGCCATCGGAGTGAAAGGGAGCAACCAAGCGGCCTCCGGGCAGTTGACCAGAGCGCTCCGGTGGACGGGGTTTCTCCAGAAGGGACTAGCAAGTGATCAAGAAGGTTCTGGCATCCGCCGCGGTCGCCGCTTCCGTCGTGGGTGTCGCCTCCCCCGCCATGGCGATCGGCAACGACGACGGCACCACCTCCGCCAGCGGCAACGGTGCTTCGCAGTCGTTCGGCAACTCGGCCACCTACGGCAACATGAGCCCGCAGATGGCGCTCATCCAGGGTTCCTTCAACAAGCCCTGCATCGGCCTGCCGGCCAAGGCGAACCTCCAGGGGATCGTCGGCCTCGCCGCCGTCGGTGTTCTCCAGGACGTGCCGATCCTGTCGGCCCCGCAGAACCAGCAGTGTGTCGAGAACAGCACCCAGGCCAAGGGCGACGAGCCGCTGTCGCACATCCTGGACGACATCTCGGCCCTGTCCGGCAACGGCGCCGGCAACCACTGAGCCGGTCGCATCACGGGCTCTGAGCCCTGGGACTGCTTTCTGAGTCCCCGTCAGCGGGCCGCCGTATTCTCGGCGGCCCGCTCGCTTACTTTCTGCGCGTGACGATGAAGAGAACTCTGTCTTCCCTCTCGGTCGTGCTGGCTTCCACAGCC
Proteins encoded in this region:
- a CDS encoding glycoside hydrolase family 26 protein, producing MAPQQRRTRRGRLAFVAATVAATAVLASGPGFAAGAGAARAADPPAPTTPAVPEPDRPKADGPAFGAYLDYGARGVARIAELSQWLGGAELRVGHTYLPGDRWSNIEGAPGFLDVWADWRTEKADRMLVLNVPMMERNEENVSDAQVRMLLRRGAAGEFDHHFRALAERLVELKVPDTVIVLGWEMNGITYTHRCGPDPDSWKKYWNRIVTTMRAVPGQKFTFDFTPTRGRDAVPWTQCYPGDDTVDIIGMDSYDQPTGLSFDEQIKEPYGLQEHVDFAKAHGKPISYPEWGLFRNGDNPEYMRRMLAWMDEHKPVYNTLTDYCPHGVWQCGNNPKASEVYRSVLFGRTDPAPEPTKPTGPTTPTDPPTPVTPPACSPLDLGDWVEYWLGGKLCLRFDWFSRNR
- a CDS encoding ATP-grasp domain-containing protein → MSLFDTRVPAVLLRIDRNPFHHGTLGAVRSLGRAGVDVHLVADCAGSPVRTSRFLRQLHLPPSPGASPAEIALTLRGVAARVARPAVLIPMDDASAVAVERLGADLAPAYLLPRQPAGVSERVADKAELARLCAAAGVPHPETVVPGSAGEAAAAAWRLGLPVVAKWSRPWLLPAGGGLRSTVVVRSTREARELYLRAEEAGSPLLLQAFLPPGPNRDWFFHGYADRGGAVRGGSGVKERSWPRSAGLTAVGRWMPNPRVRAHAERLIGELGYRGILDLDFRRCGTTGGYHLLDFNPRPGAQFRLFTDGAGLDVVRALHLDLTHRALPDGEALPGRSFVVENYAPLTALRPARAGRELAWYAGDDRGPGWAMWGLWARHVTRRLRERLHRLCTRRTDPAHIRRASVPAPSPAVAGLPDDEKAGSR
- a CDS encoding chaplin, translating into MRQTLGKGMVAAAAATSILSLCGGHALADTDASGTAKNSPGVVSGDTVQVPVEVPVNACGNSVDAAAGLNPAFGNSCANGSSGSTKSGAHGGHHEGPGHASGHDWDYGDRMPGFSEDEPGGYGDGPGGYGDGPGGYGDESDGYGDTPGDHGDTPGGYGETPPTKPPTTPPTKPPTTPPTTPPTKPPTSPPTTPPTKPPTTPPTTPPTGPPSTPPTKPPTTPPTTPTKPPTSPPTTPPTGPPSTPPVTTPPTTPPTTPPTKPPTLPDTGAEALLAASGASAAMLVAGVVLYRRGRAASRR
- the chpD gene encoding chaplin ChpD gives rise to the protein MKKTAAVVAGAIMALGMAAPAFADAGAEGAAIGSPGVLSGNVVQVPVHVPVNVCGNTVNVIALLNPAFGNTCVND
- a CDS encoding rodlin, producing the protein MLKKAMAAAAVAASVVGAASPAMAIGNDEGTTSASGNGAHHAFANSVTKGDMSPQATLVQSSLNKLCIGLPAKANLQGLVGVAAVGVLQDVPVLSAPQNQQCAENSTQAKGDEPLSHILSDIAALSGNGVKNG
- a CDS encoding rodlin, whose product is MIKKVLASAAVAASVVGVASPAMAIGNDDGTTSASGNGASQSFGNSATYGNMSPQMALIQGSFNKPCIGLPAKANLQGIVGLAAVGVLQDVPILSAPQNQQCVENSTQAKGDEPLSHILDDISALSGNGAGNH